AAAAAACTGTCGCAGGCACTGCAACAACGAAGTAAACTAGATGGAGCTGTACTTATTTATGTTCAATACAATCAAGCGGATAGTTTGCTGCGTTGGTTCACCGATAAGCCAGTGCAACTGCTGGCACACGATACCAGCTGGAAAGTAATGACCTTGCAAATGCCTGCTTACTTTCTTATTCCATTATCAAAGCAGCCATCAGTTCAATTTATACAAGCAGCCAACAGAAGAGCCAAACCCGAACTGAGTGTGCCCGGCTTCGATCCATCGGCCAATGGCATAGCACTGGCTGCCACCCGTTTTGCAGCCAGTAATGGAAATGGCATTCGGGTTGCCATTAAAGAAGAACGTTTTGATACGCTGGACATAGACTTTAGCCAACGTTTTTTTACCACTGCAAGAACGGCTACCCGCAGCACCAACCATGCCAGCATTATGGCCAGCATGCTGGCCGGCAGCGGTGCATCTTCCATCACAGGAAAAGGCGTAGCACCAGCTTCAATCATTACCAGCACCAACTTCGACATCTTGCTACCAGAGCCACTCGATTTTTACAACACAAATACCATCAGCGTTCAAAACCACTCTTATGGTGTAGGCATCGAAAATGAATATGGCATTGATGCTGCTGCTTACGATGCCAGCACTGCCGCACTCCCCTATTTATTACATGTATTTAGTGCAGGCAATGCAGGTACACAAAGCTCCGCCTACGGCAAATACCAGGGCATAGTCAGCTGGGCCAACCTTACTGGCAGTTTTAAAATGAGCAAAAACAGTTTGGTATTGGCCGCCACCGATTCTTTCAACAAAAGAGAAATAGCCAGCTCCCGTGGCCCTGCCTACGATGGCCGTATCAAACCTGAATTATCGGCCTTTGGTGAAGATGGCAGCTCAGGCTCGGCAGCTCTGGCATCTGGCGCTGTGGCTGTATTGCAGCAATCAATTCAACAACAATTAGGAAGCCTGCCAGATGCAGCGCTGGTGAAAGCCATCCTCATCAACAGCAGTACCGATGTGGGTGCAGAAGGCCCCGACTTTAGTGAAGGCTACGGACAGTTGAATGTATACAACGCACTACGTATTGCTGCTGGCAAGCAGTACGTCACAGGATCCATTCGGGCAGGCGACACAGTTCGGATAAACATACCTGTTGCTGCCAATGCACAAAGCCTGGCGCTTACCCTTTGCTGGACAGACCCTGCAGCAACAGCAGGCAGCAGCAAAGCGTTGATTCACGATTTGCAATTAATGCTTCGCCAACCCGACCAGCAGGTTGTACATCCGTGGATATTGAATAGTGCGGCACATGCCGACTCATTGCAGCAACCCGCCAAACGTGGAATGGATACCCTCAATGTAGTAGAGCATATCAGTCTATTGCAACCAGCGACTGGCGAATATGAAGCCATGATTGTAGCACCAACCAATGTATCCGGCACACAAACATTTG
The Phnomibacter ginsenosidimutans genome window above contains:
- a CDS encoding S8 family serine peptidase, whose translation is MRLAGKWKAASLEEHMRQYRSYILSLQLLLTLLMTGLADSVAQTFLPDTLAEKMPLKKLSQALQQRSKLDGAVLIYVQYNQADSLLRWFTDKPVQLLAHDTSWKVMTLQMPAYFLIPLSKQPSVQFIQAANRRAKPELSVPGFDPSANGIALAATRFAASNGNGIRVAIKEERFDTLDIDFSQRFFTTARTATRSTNHASIMASMLAGSGASSITGKGVAPASIITSTNFDILLPEPLDFYNTNTISVQNHSYGVGIENEYGIDAAAYDASTAALPYLLHVFSAGNAGTQSSAYGKYQGIVSWANLTGSFKMSKNSLVLAATDSFNKREIASSRGPAYDGRIKPELSAFGEDGSSGSAALASGAVAVLQQSIQQQLGSLPDAALVKAILINSSTDVGAEGPDFSEGYGQLNVYNALRIAAGKQYVTGSIRAGDTVRINIPVAANAQSLALTLCWTDPAATAGSSKALIHDLQLMLRQPDQQVVHPWILNSAAHADSLQQPAKRGMDTLNVVEHISLLQPATGEYEAMIVAPTNVSGTQTFALAWHSNSNNELVFTHPTNTYHADSRNGVSIRWEHNFPHGQTGVLSVKNLATQSTSLINNNIALDSRLFVWRPAANAVYPAQLQLQVGQQVLLSDSFWVHPGIQPRIGYVCGDTLAALLATHCTSK